One Mesorhizobium sp. L-2-11 genomic region harbors:
- a CDS encoding ABC transporter permease: MTDTPAPRHIPDRLDKPLNAAIFSWEALLVAVAVAIFAVNSFASPYFLDAWSLSDLTFNFTEKALIALAMALLIISGEIDLSVAAIIALASTIMGMAVQAGAGTPVLVAIGILVGLGCGAFNGLLVTRLGLPSIVVTIGTMSLFRGIAFIVLGDQAYKGYPPSFAFFGQGYVWWVVSFELTLFLVAAVIYWFLLHRTSFGRRVFAIGNNPVAAQFSGVRVGRIKFILFCLTGLMAGIASVLITSRLGSTRPSIAQGYELEVITMVVLGGVSILGGAGSIVGVVLAAFIMGLVTFGLGLLNVPGIVMSIFIGLLLIIVIALPIVWRRLRRERFT, translated from the coding sequence ATGACCGACACCCCTGCCCCACGCCACATTCCCGACCGGCTCGACAAGCCGCTCAACGCGGCGATCTTCTCGTGGGAGGCGCTGCTGGTCGCGGTGGCGGTCGCCATCTTCGCCGTCAATAGCTTCGCCTCGCCCTATTTCCTCGACGCGTGGTCGCTGTCGGACCTGACCTTCAACTTCACCGAAAAGGCGCTGATCGCGCTTGCCATGGCGTTGCTGATCATTTCGGGCGAGATCGACCTGTCGGTCGCAGCCATCATTGCGCTGGCCTCGACGATTATGGGCATGGCGGTGCAGGCCGGCGCCGGCACGCCGGTGCTGGTGGCGATCGGTATCCTGGTCGGGCTCGGCTGCGGCGCCTTCAACGGGCTGCTCGTCACCAGGCTCGGCCTGCCGTCGATCGTCGTGACCATCGGTACGATGAGCCTGTTTCGCGGCATCGCCTTCATCGTGCTCGGCGACCAGGCCTACAAAGGCTATCCCCCGAGCTTCGCCTTCTTCGGCCAGGGCTATGTCTGGTGGGTGGTGTCGTTCGAGCTGACGCTGTTCCTCGTCGCGGCGGTCATCTACTGGTTCCTTCTGCACCGGACCAGCTTCGGCCGCCGCGTCTTCGCCATCGGCAACAATCCGGTTGCGGCGCAGTTTTCCGGCGTGCGCGTCGGCCGGATCAAGTTCATCCTGTTCTGCCTGACCGGGCTGATGGCGGGCATCGCCTCGGTGCTGATCACCTCGCGGCTCGGCTCGACCCGGCCGTCGATCGCGCAAGGCTACGAATTGGAAGTCATCACCATGGTGGTGCTTGGTGGCGTCAGCATCCTGGGCGGCGCCGGCAGCATTGTGGGCGTGGTGCTCGCCGCCTTCATCATGGGGCTGGTGACTTTTGGCTTGGGGCTGCTCAACGTGCCCGGGATCGTCATGTCGATCTTCATCGGCCTGCTGCTGATCATCGTCATCGCGCTGCCGATCGTCTGGCGGCGGCTGCGGCGGGAGCGTTTTACCTGA
- a CDS encoding integrase core domain-containing protein yields MVWRETDIMDERLRFIVDCLSGEETMTAVCERYGISRKIGYKWLGRYREFGPEGLHDLPRAPLNHGRATAADLVERIVALKEAHPAWGPKKIIGRLKREAPSHPWPAISTAGEILKRHGLVGRRRGRWRAVGNGPWPDAQRPNAVWTGDHKGWFRTRDGWRCEPLTVLDAWSRYLLALEATGSTADEEAWPVFERLFEEHGLPDRFRSDNGSPFASAGVTGLTPLAVRFIKLGIALERIAPGKPQQNGCHERFHLTMLPLAKAPEIDRQAQSQAFDAFRREYNEERPHEALGMDTPAEYYRGSERQMPANVPEPDYPAEAAVRRVRNNGAIKWQGGEIYVSASLAGEPVAVEETETGEWALRFYAHPLGHIDLKRMRLVRRSALQPRPAGAAADTTAQEKGGKL; encoded by the coding sequence ATGGTTTGGCGAGAGACTGACATCATGGACGAGCGGTTGAGGTTTATAGTGGATTGCCTTTCGGGAGAGGAGACGATGACGGCTGTTTGCGAGCGGTACGGGATATCGCGCAAGATCGGCTACAAGTGGCTTGGTCGTTACCGGGAGTTCGGCCCGGAAGGTTTGCATGATCTGCCGCGAGCGCCGCTCAATCACGGCCGCGCGACCGCTGCCGATCTGGTTGAGCGGATCGTTGCGCTGAAGGAGGCGCATCCGGCATGGGGGCCCAAGAAGATCATCGGGCGGCTCAAGCGTGAGGCGCCGTCGCACCCGTGGCCGGCGATCTCGACGGCCGGCGAGATTCTGAAGCGCCACGGCCTTGTCGGCCGGCGGCGGGGGCGCTGGAGAGCTGTGGGCAACGGCCCCTGGCCAGATGCGCAAAGGCCGAATGCGGTGTGGACGGGCGACCACAAGGGCTGGTTCCGGACCCGTGACGGGTGGCGCTGCGAACCGTTGACAGTGCTGGATGCGTGGAGCCGCTACCTGTTGGCGCTCGAAGCGACGGGTTCGACGGCAGATGAGGAGGCCTGGCCGGTGTTCGAACGGCTGTTTGAGGAGCATGGTCTGCCGGATCGGTTCAGAAGCGACAATGGTTCACCCTTCGCGTCGGCCGGCGTCACCGGGCTGACGCCGCTTGCGGTGCGCTTCATCAAGCTCGGCATCGCGCTGGAGCGGATCGCGCCCGGCAAGCCTCAGCAGAACGGCTGCCACGAGCGCTTTCACCTGACCATGTTGCCGCTGGCCAAGGCGCCTGAGATCGACAGACAGGCGCAGAGCCAGGCTTTCGACGCCTTCCGTCGCGAGTACAATGAGGAGCGTCCGCATGAGGCGCTCGGCATGGACACGCCGGCCGAATACTACCGCGGTAGCGAGCGGCAAATGCCGGCCAACGTGCCCGAGCCCGACTATCCGGCCGAGGCCGCAGTCAGGCGCGTGCGCAACAATGGCGCGATCAAGTGGCAGGGCGGCGAGATCTATGTCTCGGCCTCGCTTGCCGGCGAGCCGGTCGCCGTCGAAGAAACCGAAACCGGCGAATGGGCCTTACGCTTCTACGCCCACCCGCTCGGCCACATCGATCTCAAGCGAATGCGCCTGGTCCGCCGCAGCGCCTTGCAACCCCGACCAGCCGGCGCTGCGGCGGACACCACTGCGCAGGAGAAGGGGGGAAAACTGTAA
- a CDS encoding ABC transporter permease — MKVLLKYREVWLLAAIAVLIGLISMRFPGFAAFGNLRQVFNDTSILMILALGQMVVILTRSIDLSMASNLCFTGMVVAMLNAAHPAIPIPLLIVIALLVGLVLGAINGFLVWRLNIPSIVVTLGTLTIYRGATFVISGGAWVNADQMSPDFIGLQRAAFLGIPVLSWIAILVIALFFLLMTRTALGRSIYAIGVNPTASVYAGIDVGRTKFIVFCISGMAAGLCGYLWISRYVIASVEVANGYELNIIAACVIGGISIAGGIGSVGGAVLGSLFLGIISNALPVINISPFWQMAISGSAIILAVVLNARGERRQGRIILKKAETA, encoded by the coding sequence ATGAAGGTTTTGCTCAAATACCGCGAAGTCTGGCTGCTCGCCGCAATCGCCGTGCTGATCGGGCTGATCTCGATGCGCTTTCCGGGCTTTGCCGCCTTCGGCAATCTGCGCCAGGTGTTCAACGACACCTCGATCCTGATGATCCTGGCGCTGGGGCAGATGGTGGTGATCCTGACCCGCTCGATCGACCTGTCGATGGCGTCGAACCTGTGCTTCACCGGCATGGTGGTGGCGATGCTGAACGCCGCGCATCCGGCAATCCCGATCCCGCTGCTGATCGTCATCGCCCTTCTGGTCGGCCTGGTGCTCGGCGCCATCAACGGTTTTTTGGTATGGCGGCTGAACATCCCGTCGATCGTGGTGACGCTCGGCACGCTCACCATCTATCGCGGCGCCACCTTCGTCATTTCAGGCGGCGCCTGGGTCAATGCCGATCAGATGAGCCCTGATTTCATCGGCCTGCAACGCGCGGCTTTCCTCGGCATTCCGGTGTTGTCGTGGATTGCCATACTGGTTATCGCCTTGTTCTTCCTGTTGATGACGCGCACCGCGCTCGGCCGCTCGATCTACGCCATCGGCGTCAATCCAACCGCGTCGGTCTATGCCGGCATCGATGTCGGCCGCACCAAGTTCATCGTCTTCTGCATTTCGGGGATGGCCGCCGGTCTCTGCGGTTACCTCTGGATCTCGCGCTACGTCATCGCCTCGGTCGAGGTCGCCAACGGCTACGAACTCAATATCATCGCCGCCTGCGTCATCGGCGGCATCTCGATCGCCGGCGGCATCGGCTCGGTCGGCGGCGCGGTGCTCGGTTCGCTGTTCCTCGGCATCATCTCCAACGCGCTGCCGGTCATCAACATCTCGCCGTTCTGGCAGATGGCGATTTCGGGCAGCGCCATCATCCTGGCTGTGGTGCTCAACGCGCGCGGCGAACGCCGGCAAGGCCGCATCATTCTCAAGAAGGCGGAAACGGCATGA
- a CDS encoding D-amino acid dehydrogenase: protein MRISVLGAGVVGTAAAYYLASDGHEVTVIERHPMAARGTSQSNAGLVSPGDATAWASPSALKTFLRALYNHDLGIKVRLRFDPYFFAWSLRFLRQCTHARLRANTDIKLRLALYSRDCINAISADTGIHYDERKKGILYFFRSQQSFDTGTDNYRYLAEHGLPIEIVGRERLVELEPGLAGARDRIAGGVYSPIDQTGDSSHFTRNLAAYAAEKLDVQFLYGTTVEGLDIEGDRVRAVMTSAGPITGDAVVISMGPESGLLGRRYGIDLPVYPVKGYTATVPLEDENKGPTMGGADEDQLIAYSRLGNRLRLASTAEFTGFDRTHKPSDFAAMFRTGKELFPGAFDENKAELWAGLRPMMPNSVPVIGRARYKNLYLDTGHGHVGWTMACGSGKFLADLVAGRKPEIDPQGLVYGSAR, encoded by the coding sequence ATGAGAATATCAGTGCTCGGAGCCGGTGTGGTCGGCACGGCGGCGGCCTATTATCTGGCGAGCGACGGCCACGAGGTGACCGTCATCGAGCGCCATCCGATGGCGGCGCGCGGCACCAGCCAATCGAATGCCGGCCTTGTGTCGCCCGGCGACGCCACCGCCTGGGCCTCGCCCTCTGCGCTGAAGACGTTTTTGCGCGCGCTTTACAACCACGATCTCGGCATCAAGGTGCGGCTGCGCTTCGATCCCTATTTCTTCGCCTGGAGCCTGCGCTTCCTGCGCCAGTGCACGCATGCGCGGCTGCGCGCCAACACCGACATCAAGCTGCGCCTGGCGCTTTATTCGCGCGACTGCATCAACGCCATCTCGGCCGATACCGGCATTCACTATGACGAGCGCAAGAAGGGCATTCTCTATTTCTTCCGCTCGCAGCAGAGTTTTGATACCGGCACCGACAACTACCGCTATCTCGCCGAGCACGGTCTGCCGATCGAGATCGTCGGCCGCGAGCGGCTGGTCGAGCTCGAGCCCGGCCTTGCCGGGGCCAGGGACAGAATAGCCGGCGGCGTCTATTCGCCGATCGACCAGACCGGCGACTCCAGCCACTTCACCCGAAACCTGGCTGCCTATGCCGCCGAGAAACTCGACGTCCAGTTTCTATACGGCACGACGGTCGAAGGCCTCGACATCGAAGGTGATCGGGTGCGCGCGGTGATGACCTCGGCTGGCCCGATAACAGGCGACGCCGTCGTCATCTCGATGGGGCCGGAGAGCGGCCTGCTCGGCCGCCGCTACGGCATCGACCTGCCGGTCTATCCGGTCAAGGGTTATACCGCGACCGTGCCGCTGGAGGACGAAAACAAGGGGCCGACCATGGGCGGCGCCGACGAGGATCAGCTTATCGCCTATTCCAGGCTCGGCAACCGGCTGCGCCTCGCTTCAACCGCTGAGTTCACCGGCTTCGACCGCACCCACAAGCCAAGCGATTTCGCCGCCATGTTCAGGACTGGCAAGGAGCTTTTCCCCGGTGCCTTCGACGAGAACAAGGCCGAGCTCTGGGCCGGCTTGCGGCCGATGATGCCGAATTCGGTGCCGGTCATCGGCAGGGCGCGTTACAAAAATCTCTATCTCGACACCGGCCACGGCCATGTCGGCTGGACCATGGCCTGCGGCTCGGGAAAATTCCTTGCCGATCTAGTCGCTGGCCGCAAGCCGGAGATCGACCCGCAAGGTCTGGTCTACGGGTCAGCACGTTGA
- a CDS encoding sugar ABC transporter ATP-binding protein, producing MDTTAQLDPTTEQPLAAAPRLTLAGISKSFPGVRALHNVSLSLYPGQVTALIGENGAGKSTLVKIMTGIYQPDAGTISIDGQAVTLPSAHAAFGHGITAIHQETVLFDDLTVAENIFLGHAPRSRFGTIDWRTMRKNAHEVLNTMGAGHIDADARLKDLGIANKHLVAVARAMSIDAQIVIMDEPTAALSLKEIEELFLLIEFLKSEGKAILFISHKFDEIYRIADRYTVFRDGEIVGEGLIRDAGQSQIVRMMVGRAVDHIFPQRKAEIGAPVLAVSGLSHPTEFDDIGFELHRGEILGFYGLVGAGRSEVMQAISGITRTSSGTITLEGKAIVPKSAADSIDAGIVYVPEERGKQGVVIGLPIFQNISLPSLKRTSKSGMLRLAEEFALARSYTERLDLRAASLSQDVGTLSGGNQQKIVIAKWLATAPKVIILDEPTKGIDIGSKAAVHGFMAELVAQGLSVIMVSSELPEILGMSDRVVVMREGRIASIYDNKGLDAETLVKTAAGIAA from the coding sequence ATGGACACGACAGCCCAACTCGACCCGACCACCGAGCAGCCTTTGGCTGCGGCTCCGCGCCTGACCCTGGCCGGCATCTCGAAGAGTTTTCCCGGCGTGCGCGCGCTGCACAATGTCAGCCTGTCGCTCTACCCCGGCCAGGTGACCGCGCTGATCGGCGAGAACGGCGCCGGCAAGTCGACGCTGGTCAAGATCATGACCGGCATCTACCAGCCCGACGCGGGCACCATCAGCATCGATGGCCAGGCCGTCACCCTGCCCAGTGCGCATGCCGCCTTCGGGCACGGCATCACCGCCATCCATCAGGAAACCGTGCTGTTCGACGATTTGACGGTGGCCGAGAACATCTTTCTCGGCCATGCGCCGCGATCGCGCTTCGGCACCATCGACTGGCGCACCATGCGCAAGAATGCCCATGAAGTATTGAACACGATGGGCGCCGGCCATATCGACGCCGATGCGCGGCTGAAGGATCTCGGCATCGCCAACAAGCATCTCGTCGCCGTTGCCCGCGCCATGTCGATCGATGCCCAGATAGTCATCATGGACGAGCCGACCGCAGCGCTGTCGCTGAAGGAGATCGAGGAGCTTTTCCTGCTCATCGAGTTCCTGAAGAGCGAAGGCAAGGCGATCCTGTTCATCAGCCACAAGTTCGACGAGATCTATCGCATCGCCGATCGCTATACGGTGTTCCGCGACGGCGAGATTGTCGGCGAAGGCCTGATCAGGGATGCCGGCCAGAGCCAGATCGTGCGCATGATGGTCGGCCGCGCCGTCGACCACATTTTTCCGCAGCGCAAGGCCGAGATCGGCGCGCCGGTGCTTGCCGTCTCCGGCCTGTCGCACCCGACCGAGTTCGACGACATCGGCTTCGAGCTGCACAGAGGCGAGATCCTCGGCTTCTACGGCCTTGTCGGCGCCGGCCGCAGCGAGGTGATGCAGGCAATATCAGGCATCACCCGCACCAGCAGCGGCACGATCACGCTGGAAGGCAAGGCGATTGTGCCGAAATCGGCGGCGGATTCGATCGATGCCGGCATCGTCTACGTGCCGGAAGAACGCGGCAAACAAGGCGTGGTGATCGGCCTGCCGATCTTCCAGAACATCTCGCTGCCCTCACTCAAGCGCACGTCCAAATCGGGCATGCTGCGGCTGGCGGAGGAGTTCGCGCTGGCCCGTTCCTATACCGAGCGGCTCGATTTGCGCGCCGCCTCGCTCAGCCAGGACGTCGGCACGCTGTCGGGCGGCAATCAGCAGAAGATCGTCATCGCCAAATGGCTGGCGACCGCGCCCAAGGTGATCATCCTCGACGAGCCGACCAAAGGCATCGACATCGGCTCCAAGGCCGCCGTGCACGGCTTCATGGCCGAACTCGTCGCACAAGGCCTGTCGGTGATCATGGTGTCGTCCGAACTGCCCGAAATCCTCGGCATGTCCGACCGGGTCGTCGTCATGCGCGAGGGCCGCATCGCCTCGATCTATGACAACAAGGGGCTCGACGCCGAAACGCTGGTCAAGACGGCAGCAGGGATTGCAGCATGA
- a CDS encoding FGGY-family carbohydrate kinase gives MTRHVAVIDIGKTNAKLALVDLADLREVVLRRMANAPVADGPYPHHDVELLWSFILDSLTGINREQRIDAISITTHGATGALVDAAGELALPVLDYEFAGPDTLAKDYDAIRPAFAETGTPRLPVGLNLGAQLFWQQKRFPAEFDKAAAILMYPQYWALRLTGVAANEVTSLGCHTDLWNPWKADFSSLVDKMQWRQLMAPVRPAKDRLGPILPALAKLTGLDAQTPVFCGLHDSNASLLPHLLSDTPPFSVVSTGTWVVSMAVGGNKVTLDPARDTLVNVNALGDPVPSARFMGGREFSLLTQGQSEDWTGDDVATVLARKTSLLPSTQQGSGPFPHHAAAWLNADGINNGQRFAAISYYLALMTATCLDLIGADGPTIVEGPFARNRLFTRMLAAATARAVIASEAATGTSIGAALLASDQSRVQGKGERIEPPADPACGDYARAWQRSV, from the coding sequence ATGACCCGCCACGTCGCAGTCATCGATATCGGCAAGACCAACGCCAAGCTGGCGCTGGTCGATCTTGCCGATCTGCGCGAAGTCGTGCTGCGCCGCATGGCGAACGCGCCCGTTGCCGACGGTCCCTACCCGCACCACGATGTCGAGCTTCTGTGGTCGTTCATCCTCGACAGCCTCACCGGGATCAATCGCGAACAGCGCATTGATGCGATATCGATCACCACCCATGGCGCGACGGGCGCGCTGGTGGACGCTGCCGGTGAGCTGGCGCTGCCGGTGCTCGACTATGAATTCGCCGGGCCCGACACCCTCGCCAAGGACTATGACGCGATCCGTCCGGCCTTCGCCGAGACGGGCACGCCGCGCCTGCCGGTCGGCCTCAATCTCGGCGCGCAGCTGTTCTGGCAGCAGAAGCGCTTCCCGGCAGAGTTCGACAAGGCGGCCGCGATCCTGATGTACCCGCAATACTGGGCGTTGCGCCTGACCGGCGTCGCCGCCAACGAAGTGACCTCGCTCGGCTGCCATACGGATCTGTGGAACCCCTGGAAGGCGGATTTTTCGTCGCTGGTCGACAAGATGCAATGGCGCCAGCTGATGGCGCCGGTGCGGCCGGCGAAGGATCGCCTCGGCCCGATCCTGCCTGCCCTTGCCAAGCTAACCGGGCTTGATGCGCAAACGCCGGTGTTTTGCGGGCTGCACGATTCCAACGCGTCGCTGCTGCCGCATCTCCTGTCCGATACGCCGCCCTTCTCGGTCGTCTCGACCGGCACCTGGGTGGTGTCGATGGCGGTCGGCGGCAACAAGGTTACGCTCGACCCGGCCCGCGACACGCTGGTCAACGTCAATGCACTCGGCGATCCGGTGCCGTCGGCGCGTTTCATGGGCGGCCGCGAATTTTCGCTGCTGACGCAAGGCCAATCAGAGGACTGGACCGGCGATGATGTCGCCACAGTGCTCGCGCGGAAGACATCCCTGCTGCCTTCGACCCAACAGGGTTCGGGGCCGTTTCCTCATCACGCCGCCGCATGGCTCAACGCCGACGGCATCAACAACGGCCAGCGCTTTGCCGCTATCTCTTATTATCTGGCGCTGATGACCGCGACTTGCCTCGATCTGATCGGCGCCGACGGCCCGACCATCGTCGAGGGCCCGTTCGCCCGCAACCGGCTTTTCACGCGCATGCTCGCTGCAGCGACGGCGCGTGCCGTCATTGCGTCCGAGGCGGCCACCGGCACCAGCATCGGCGCCGCCTTGCTGGCGTCGGACCAAAGCAGGGTCCAGGGCAAAGGCGAAAGGATCGAACCGCCGGCCGACCCAGCCTGCGGGGATTATGCAAGGGCGTGGCAACGCTCTGTTTGA
- the hemA gene encoding 5-aminolevulinate synthase has translation MNYQRFFEDAIDQLHAERRYRIFADLERIVGNFPRAIWRANGRAQEITVWCSNDYLGMGQHPDVIAAMQNAAGKMGSGAGGTRNISGTSNPLVELELELADLHDKEAALVFTSGFVSNEASISTIARLLPNCLIVSDELNHASMIEGVRRSGAEKKIFRHNDVAHLESLLQAAGRERAKLIVFESVYSMDGDIAPIKQIVELAERYNAMTYIDEVHAVGMYGPRGGGITEREGLADRIDIIEGTLAKAFGTLGGYITGTSAVIDAVRSYAPGFIFTTALPPAIAAAATTSIRHLKRSQAERAAQQRQATRTKQVLTAAGLPVMDSATHIVPLLVGDPELCKMASDRLLGVHGIYIQPINYPTVPRGTERLRITPTPFHSDQLIAELQDALVETWDALGISYGSAGRPAVRESDRVIPLLVPKSGG, from the coding sequence ATGAACTATCAGCGGTTCTTCGAAGACGCGATCGACCAGCTCCACGCAGAGCGTCGCTACCGCATCTTCGCCGACCTCGAGCGCATCGTCGGGAACTTCCCACGCGCCATCTGGCGCGCCAACGGCCGCGCCCAGGAAATCACCGTCTGGTGCTCCAACGACTATCTCGGCATGGGCCAGCATCCAGACGTCATCGCCGCGATGCAGAACGCTGCCGGCAAGATGGGATCCGGCGCCGGTGGCACCCGCAACATCTCCGGCACCAGCAATCCGCTGGTCGAGCTCGAACTGGAACTGGCCGACCTGCACGACAAGGAAGCCGCGCTGGTCTTTACCTCCGGCTTCGTCTCCAACGAAGCCTCGATCTCGACCATTGCGCGGCTGCTGCCCAACTGCCTGATCGTCTCGGACGAGTTGAACCACGCCTCGATGATCGAGGGCGTGCGGCGTTCGGGTGCCGAGAAGAAGATCTTCCGCCACAACGACGTTGCGCATCTCGAAAGCCTGCTGCAGGCGGCCGGCCGCGAGCGCGCCAAGCTGATCGTCTTCGAGAGCGTCTATTCGATGGATGGCGACATCGCGCCGATCAAGCAGATCGTCGAACTTGCCGAGCGCTACAACGCCATGACCTATATCGACGAGGTGCATGCCGTCGGCATGTACGGGCCGCGCGGCGGCGGCATCACCGAGCGCGAAGGGTTGGCCGACCGTATCGACATCATCGAAGGCACGCTGGCCAAGGCGTTCGGCACGCTCGGCGGCTATATCACCGGCACAAGTGCGGTGATCGATGCCGTGCGCTCCTATGCGCCGGGCTTCATCTTCACCACGGCGCTGCCGCCGGCCATTGCCGCCGCGGCGACCACGTCGATCCGCCATCTCAAGCGCTCGCAGGCCGAACGCGCCGCGCAGCAGCGCCAGGCGACGCGGACCAAGCAGGTTCTTACCGCCGCCGGCCTGCCGGTGATGGACTCCGCTACCCACATCGTGCCGCTGCTCGTCGGCGATCCCGAGCTGTGCAAGATGGCCAGCGACCGCCTGCTCGGCGTCCACGGCATCTACATCCAGCCGATCAACTACCCGACCGTGCCACGCGGCACCGAACGGTTGCGCATCACGCCGACGCCATTCCATTCGGATCAACTGATCGCGGAACTTCAGGACGCGCTGGTCGAGACCTGGGACGCCTTGGGCATCTCCTACGGTTCTGCGGGCCGGCCGGCGGTGAGGGAAAGCGACCGCGTCATTCCGCTGCTGGTGCCGAAGTCGGGCGGCTGA
- the galE gene encoding UDP-glucose 4-epimerase GalE yields the protein MTVLVTGGAGYIGSHMVWELLDAGESVVVLDRLSTGFEWAVAPEAKLVVGDVADKELVGGVIRDNHIDAIIHFAGSIVVPESVADPLGYYENNTCKTRTLIETAVREGVPNFIFSSTAAVYGGAGLEPVREDARLAPESPYGLSKLMSEWMLRDAAIAHGLRYTALRYFNVAGADPRGRTGQSTPGATHLIKVACETALGKRPFMQVFGTDYPTPDGTCMRDYIHVSDLAAAHRLALERLRAGGTSLVANCGYSHGYSVLEVIDSVRRVFGHDFDVRIGERRAGDAAAVVANSELARGELGWTPQRDDLDRIVADALAWERILTSKNSSRS from the coding sequence ATGACGGTTTTGGTGACAGGCGGCGCCGGCTATATCGGCAGCCATATGGTCTGGGAGCTGCTGGACGCGGGCGAGAGCGTTGTCGTCCTTGACCGGCTGTCGACCGGCTTCGAATGGGCGGTGGCGCCGGAGGCAAAGCTTGTCGTCGGCGATGTCGCCGACAAGGAGCTGGTCGGCGGGGTCATCCGCGACAATCATATCGATGCGATCATCCATTTTGCCGGCTCCATCGTGGTTCCCGAATCGGTCGCCGACCCGCTCGGCTACTACGAGAACAACACCTGCAAGACACGCACGCTGATCGAGACCGCGGTGCGCGAAGGCGTGCCCAATTTCATCTTCTCCTCGACCGCCGCGGTCTATGGCGGCGCCGGGCTGGAGCCGGTGCGCGAGGATGCGCGCCTTGCACCGGAATCGCCCTATGGCCTGTCCAAGCTGATGAGCGAATGGATGTTGCGCGACGCGGCGATCGCCCACGGCTTGCGCTATACGGCGCTTCGCTACTTCAACGTCGCCGGCGCCGATCCGAGGGGCCGCACCGGCCAGTCGACGCCGGGCGCCACGCATCTGATCAAGGTCGCCTGCGAGACGGCGCTCGGCAAGCGGCCCTTCATGCAGGTGTTCGGCACCGACTATCCGACGCCCGACGGCACCTGCATGCGCGACTATATCCATGTCAGCGATCTGGCGGCGGCGCATCGGCTGGCGCTGGAGCGACTGCGCGCCGGGGGGACAAGCCTCGTCGCCAATTGCGGCTACAGCCACGGCTATTCGGTGCTCGAGGTGATCGACAGCGTGCGGCGCGTCTTTGGCCATGATTTCGACGTGCGGATCGGCGAGCGCCGCGCGGGCGACGCGGCGGCAGTGGTCGCCAATTCGGAGCTGGCGCGCGGCGAGCTTGGCTGGACGCCGCAGCGCGACGACCTCGACCGGATCGTCGCCGATGCGCTGGCCTGGGAACGCATCCTGACCAGCAAGAATTCGTCGCGGAGCTGA
- the rhaM gene encoding L-rhamnose mutarotase produces the protein MAEKYAFKMKLNPGMKAEYKRRHDDIWPSLVALLKQAGVSDYSIHLDDETNILFGVLWRRDDHGMDELPKHPLMQRWWAGMAAIMETRPDNVPVAVPLETMFHME, from the coding sequence ATGGCCGAAAAATACGCGTTCAAGATGAAGCTCAATCCGGGGATGAAGGCCGAATACAAAAGGCGCCATGACGACATCTGGCCGTCGCTGGTCGCACTGCTGAAACAGGCCGGCGTTTCCGACTATTCGATCCATCTCGACGATGAAACCAACATACTGTTCGGCGTGCTGTGGCGACGCGACGACCACGGCATGGACGAACTGCCGAAGCATCCCCTGATGCAGCGCTGGTGGGCCGGGATGGCCGCCATCATGGAGACCAGGCCTGATAACGTGCCGGTGGCGGTGCCGCTGGAAACCATGTTCCATATGGAATGA